One window of the Reyranella humidisoli genome contains the following:
- a CDS encoding cytochrome c oxidase subunit 3: MAGGTPKHPYHLVDPSPWPALGSFAALLLALGFGLALHPDMLGAGIATVMKSIHWWALAPGLLLVLGVMYWWWSDVIAESRVYHTSVVQLGLRYGMILFIASEVLFFAAFFWAFFDAALYPGAPNMPVRAEATGGIWPPKGISIIAPFDLPLMNTLILLLSGTTATWAHHAIIEGNQKDAVRGLLCTVLLGLIFTSVQAYEYIHAPFTFSQDIYTSTFFMATGFHGFHVLVGTIFLIVCLIRASKGQFKPKQHFGFEAAAWYWHFVDVVWLFLFFCIYWWGAGKAPIALH, translated from the coding sequence ATGGCCGGCGGTACTCCGAAGCATCCCTATCATCTGGTCGACCCCAGCCCGTGGCCGGCCTTGGGTTCGTTCGCCGCGCTCCTGCTGGCGCTGGGCTTCGGGCTTGCGCTGCATCCAGACATGTTGGGCGCGGGCATTGCGACCGTCATGAAGTCGATCCACTGGTGGGCGCTCGCCCCCGGCCTGCTGCTGGTGCTGGGCGTCATGTACTGGTGGTGGAGCGACGTGATCGCCGAGTCGCGAGTCTATCACACGTCGGTCGTCCAGCTCGGCCTGCGCTACGGCATGATCCTGTTCATCGCCTCGGAAGTGCTGTTCTTCGCGGCCTTCTTCTGGGCGTTCTTCGACGCCGCGCTGTATCCCGGCGCGCCCAACATGCCGGTCCGCGCGGAAGCGACCGGGGGCATCTGGCCGCCGAAGGGCATCAGCATCATCGCGCCGTTCGACCTGCCGCTGATGAATACGCTGATCCTGCTGCTGTCGGGCACCACCGCGACCTGGGCGCATCACGCGATCATCGAGGGCAACCAGAAGGATGCCGTCCGCGGCCTGCTCTGCACCGTCCTCCTCGGCCTGATCTTCACGAGCGTCCAGGCCTACGAATACATTCACGCGCCGTTCACGTTCAGCCAGGACATCTATACGTCGACCTTCTTCATGGCGACGGGCTTCCACGGCTTCCACGTCCTGGTCGGCACGATCTTCCTGATCGTCTGCCTGATCCGCGCCTCGAAGGGCCAGTTCAAGCCCAAGCAGCATTTTGGCTTCGAAGCCGCTGCCTGGTACTGGCATTTCGTCGACGTGGTCTGGCTGTTCCTGTTCTTCTGCATCTACTGGTGGGGCGCCGGAAAGGCACCGATCGCCCTGCACTGA
- a CDS encoding DUF983 domain-containing protein gives MSDWPRQSPFDVALRGACPRCGKGRLFGGLLNVVDRCAVCDLDLRGNDAGDGPAVFVILGLGAIIMMLVFWVEFRYEPPWWMHVLIWLPLTFSLAVWMLRFLKALLVAQQFVHRTTELDD, from the coding sequence TTGTCAGACTGGCCACGCCAATCGCCGTTCGACGTCGCCCTGCGAGGCGCCTGCCCGCGCTGCGGCAAGGGCAGGCTGTTCGGCGGCCTGCTGAACGTCGTGGATCGCTGTGCCGTATGCGACCTCGACCTGCGCGGCAACGATGCCGGCGACGGCCCCGCGGTCTTCGTCATCCTGGGACTGGGCGCCATCATCATGATGCTCGTTTTCTGGGTGGAGTTCCGCTACGAGCCGCCCTGGTGGATGCATGTCCTGATCTGGCTGCCGCTCACCTTCTCGCTGGCGGTGTGGATGCTGCGTTTCCTGAAGGCGCTGCTGGTCGCCCAGCAGTTCGTCCACCGCACGACCGAACTCGATGATTAG
- a CDS encoding SURF1 family protein, producing the protein MIRLRPAFWPTLVSLPILVLSLGLGLWQMERREWKRDIIDRIATNQAAPAMTLDQLLGGTPLRHEYGRVKVAGTFEHGHEFFLAARSLKNKVGLQVIVPLKTDDGRVILFDRGWVPDRAAATQAITRTTGRVEVTGLVRRSQIRARFAPENVPDKNVWFQADVPLMRKLAGASPDPKLDTFFLEADSTPNPGGVPVGGQTRLEIPNDHLQYAITWFLLALALAGVYLAYHWENGRLEINGRRKTP; encoded by the coding sequence ATGATCCGGTTGAGGCCCGCGTTCTGGCCCACGCTCGTCTCGCTGCCGATCCTGGTGCTCTCGCTGGGCCTCGGCCTGTGGCAGATGGAGCGTCGAGAATGGAAGCGCGACATCATCGATCGCATCGCCACCAACCAGGCCGCACCTGCGATGACGCTCGATCAGCTTCTGGGCGGCACGCCGCTGCGCCATGAGTACGGACGCGTGAAGGTCGCGGGCACGTTCGAGCACGGCCACGAATTCTTTCTCGCCGCGCGGAGCCTGAAGAACAAGGTCGGGCTGCAGGTGATCGTGCCCCTCAAGACCGACGACGGGCGCGTGATTCTGTTCGATCGCGGTTGGGTGCCGGACCGTGCTGCCGCGACGCAGGCCATCACCAGGACGACGGGGCGCGTCGAGGTGACCGGTCTCGTCCGCCGCTCGCAGATCCGGGCGCGCTTCGCGCCCGAGAACGTCCCCGACAAGAATGTCTGGTTCCAGGCGGACGTGCCGCTGATGCGCAAGCTGGCGGGTGCATCGCCCGACCCGAAGCTCGACACGTTCTTCCTCGAAGCCGACTCCACGCCCAATCCGGGCGGCGTGCCGGTCGGCGGCCAGACGCGGCTCGAGATCCCCAACGACCATCTCCAGTACGCCATCACCTGGTTCCTGCTCGCGCTGGCACTGGCGGGCGTCTATCTCGCCTATCATTGGGAGAACGGCCGGCTCGAAATCAACGGGCGGCGCAAGACCCCATGA
- a CDS encoding carboxypeptidase M32: MIANDPYAELERRFARLSDVGRAAAILNWDRSTMMPDGASGDRADQLATLGVIAHEMIAAPEMSDLLSRAEEGRASLDAWQAANLREMRRAWVHESALPADLVEARTRACSACELAWRSAKKNADFKSLLPTLTEVLNIMCRVGEAKAAALGTSLYDALLDEFEPGGRSVSIDALFDELRGFLPDLLGRVIERQKSRPDPLPLEGPFPAEAQRRLGEELIRRIGFDFHHGRLDVSAHPFTGGTADDVRITTRYDEQDFARSLMGVLHETGHGLYEAGLPKAWRRQPVGNARGMTLHESQSLLMEMQACRSDAFVAFAAPRMRVAFGKDGPAWTEDNIHRLYTRVAPGFIRVDADEVTYPLHIMLRYRLERAMLAGDLALADLPGAWNDGMRELLGIVPPDDSLGCLQDIHWPDGGWGYFPTYTLGALAAAQLFAAARQANPDLMAAIGRGDFAPLLGWLRSNVHGKGSIATTDEILTGATGAPLGAAAFKAHLESRYLPA; the protein is encoded by the coding sequence ATGATCGCGAACGATCCCTATGCCGAGCTCGAGCGCCGCTTCGCCCGGTTGAGCGATGTCGGCCGCGCGGCGGCGATCCTGAACTGGGATCGCTCGACCATGATGCCCGACGGAGCCAGCGGCGATCGCGCCGACCAGCTCGCGACGCTGGGCGTGATCGCCCACGAGATGATCGCCGCGCCGGAGATGTCCGATCTCCTGTCGCGCGCGGAGGAGGGCAGGGCCTCGCTCGACGCGTGGCAGGCCGCCAACCTCCGCGAGATGCGCCGCGCCTGGGTGCATGAGAGTGCCCTGCCGGCCGACCTCGTCGAGGCCCGCACGCGGGCCTGCTCGGCCTGCGAGCTGGCCTGGCGTTCGGCGAAGAAGAATGCCGACTTCAAGTCGCTGCTGCCGACGCTCACCGAAGTCCTAAACATCATGTGTCGCGTCGGCGAGGCCAAGGCCGCGGCACTCGGCACCTCGCTGTACGACGCGCTGCTCGACGAATTCGAGCCGGGCGGGCGCTCGGTGAGCATCGACGCCCTGTTCGACGAGCTGCGCGGCTTCCTGCCCGATCTGCTGGGGCGCGTAATCGAGCGCCAGAAGAGCCGGCCCGATCCGCTGCCGCTGGAAGGCCCGTTCCCGGCCGAGGCCCAACGCCGGCTGGGCGAAGAACTGATCCGCCGGATCGGCTTCGACTTCCACCACGGTCGCCTCGACGTGTCGGCGCATCCCTTCACCGGCGGCACCGCGGACGACGTGCGCATCACGACGCGCTACGACGAGCAGGATTTCGCCCGCTCCCTGATGGGCGTGCTGCACGAAACCGGGCATGGGCTCTACGAGGCGGGGCTTCCCAAAGCGTGGCGGCGTCAGCCGGTTGGCAATGCCCGCGGCATGACCCTGCACGAGAGCCAGTCGCTGCTGATGGAGATGCAGGCCTGCCGCAGCGACGCCTTCGTGGCCTTCGCCGCGCCGCGCATGCGGGTCGCTTTCGGCAAGGACGGGCCGGCCTGGACCGAGGACAACATCCACCGGCTCTACACGCGTGTGGCGCCGGGCTTCATCCGCGTCGATGCCGACGAGGTCACCTATCCGCTGCACATCATGCTGCGCTACCGGCTGGAGCGCGCGATGCTGGCGGGCGATCTTGCGCTGGCGGACCTGCCCGGAGCCTGGAACGACGGCATGCGCGAGCTTCTGGGCATCGTGCCTCCGGACGATTCGCTGGGCTGCCTGCAGGACATCCATTGGCCCGACGGCGGTTGGGGTTATTTCCCGACCTATACATTGGGCGCGCTGGCCGCCGCCCAGCTCTTTGCCGCCGCCCGTCAGGCCAATCCGGACCTGATGGCTGCCATCGGGCGGGGTGATTTCGCGCCGTTGCTGGGCTGGCTACGGTCAAACGTGCACGGCAAGGGATCGATCGCCACGACCGACGAGATCCTGACCGGGGCCACCGGGGCGCCGCTGGGGGCGGCCGCCTTCAAAGCGCATCTGGAAAGCCGCTACCTCCCGGCGTAA
- a CDS encoding DUF1272 domain-containing protein, producing the protein MLDLRPNCECCDKDLPNGASDALICTFECTFCADCARTRLGGHCPNCGGDLVKRPTRPEKALAKFPASTKRVRKDHEACRQVA; encoded by the coding sequence ATGCTCGACCTCCGCCCCAACTGCGAATGCTGCGACAAGGACCTGCCCAACGGCGCGTCCGACGCCCTGATCTGCACTTTCGAGTGCACGTTCTGCGCCGACTGCGCGCGAACCCGGTTGGGCGGACATTGCCCGAACTGCGGCGGCGATCTGGTAAAGCGCCCGACCCGCCCCGAGAAGGCGTTGGCCAAGTTCCCGGCCTCCACCAAACGGGTCCGCAAGGACCATGAGGCCTGTCGGCAGGTCGCCTGA
- the thrC gene encoding threonine synthase, whose protein sequence is MRYISTRHGSQGTPAPLGFEDIMLAGLARDGGLYLPAEWPRFSKSEIAALKGLGYTELAFRVMWPFVGDTFDEATFRRLIGEAYASFETPEVAPLKPLGDSGLHLLELFHGPTLAFKDVALQLLGRMLDQTLTARGRHATIVGATSGDTGSAAIEAVRDRKTIDIFMLFPKGRVSEVQRRQMTTVLAANVHNIAVQGTFDDCQDLAKACFNDLEFRDRYALTAVNSINFARVMAQIVYYFWAALKLGAPERAVAFSVPSGNFGNVYAGYAAKQMGLPISHFVVGANSNDILARFFESGTMTTSEVVPTLSPSMDIQISSNFERLLFDLYDRNGVALAEAMTSFRSTGTLKVGGNVLAGVRELFDAGRLDDAGTLAAMEDCLKRYGETIDPHTAVGYALAQQHRRDASIPMVVLATAHPAKFPDAVEKATGQRPRLPARLADLLERTERSDGLRNDVEALKTMIDERREMAKAPAGREKVRP, encoded by the coding sequence ATGCGTTACATCAGCACCCGCCACGGCTCGCAGGGCACGCCTGCGCCGCTTGGCTTCGAAGACATAATGCTCGCCGGCCTGGCGCGCGACGGCGGCCTCTATCTGCCCGCCGAGTGGCCGCGGTTCAGCAAGTCCGAGATCGCGGCCCTGAAGGGGCTGGGCTACACCGAGCTTGCCTTCCGCGTGATGTGGCCTTTCGTCGGCGATACGTTCGACGAGGCGACCTTCCGCCGCCTGATCGGCGAGGCCTATGCCTCGTTCGAGACGCCCGAGGTTGCACCGCTGAAGCCGCTGGGCGATTCGGGCCTGCACCTGCTGGAGCTCTTCCACGGCCCGACGCTCGCCTTCAAGGACGTGGCGCTGCAGCTGCTCGGCCGCATGCTCGACCAGACGCTGACGGCGCGCGGCCGGCACGCGACCATCGTCGGCGCCACTTCCGGTGATACCGGCTCGGCTGCCATTGAGGCAGTGCGTGACCGCAAGACCATCGACATCTTCATGCTGTTCCCCAAGGGCCGCGTGAGCGAGGTCCAGCGGCGGCAGATGACGACGGTGCTGGCGGCCAACGTCCACAACATCGCGGTCCAGGGCACGTTCGACGACTGCCAGGATCTCGCCAAGGCCTGCTTCAACGATCTCGAATTCCGCGATCGCTACGCGTTGACGGCCGTGAACTCGATCAACTTCGCCCGCGTGATGGCGCAGATCGTCTATTACTTCTGGGCCGCCCTGAAGCTCGGCGCACCGGAACGTGCCGTGGCGTTCAGCGTGCCCAGCGGCAATTTCGGCAACGTCTACGCGGGCTACGCCGCGAAGCAGATGGGCCTGCCGATCTCCCACTTCGTGGTTGGCGCCAACAGCAACGACATCCTCGCGCGCTTCTTCGAAAGCGGCACGATGACGACGTCCGAGGTCGTGCCGACGCTGAGCCCCAGCATGGACATCCAGATCTCCAGCAACTTCGAGCGGCTGCTGTTCGACCTCTACGACCGCAACGGCGTGGCGCTCGCGGAGGCAATGACCTCGTTCCGTAGCACCGGCACGCTCAAGGTCGGCGGCAACGTCCTTGCGGGCGTGCGCGAGCTGTTCGACGCCGGCCGTCTCGACGATGCCGGCACGCTGGCCGCCATGGAAGACTGCCTGAAGCGCTACGGCGAGACGATCGATCCGCATACTGCGGTTGGCTACGCGCTAGCCCAGCAGCATCGCCGCGACGCTTCGATTCCGATGGTCGTGCTGGCGACGGCGCATCCCGCCAAGTTTCCCGACGCCGTCGAGAAGGCGACCGGCCAGCGGCCGCGACTGCCGGCCCGCCTCGCCGACCTGCTCGAGCGCACCGAGCGCTCGGACGGCCTGCGCAACGACGTCGAGGCCCTGAAAACCATGATCGATGAACGCCGGGAAATGGCCAAAGCGCCGGCAGGCCGGGAAAAGGTGCGCCCGTGA
- a CDS encoding M16 family metallopeptidase, with protein MSNVKVTTLGNGLRVAVDPMPEVESASLGIWVACGTRHESAELNGMAHMLEHMAFKGTRTRSARAIAEEIENVGGSLNAYTGREITAYHASVLKEDVALGVEMVSDILRNSVFDPDELQRERGVILQEIGQALDTPDDIIFDQFQETALPGQPLGRPVLGTATSVEAIGRDDLFAYLARHYTASNMVLSAAGRVEHDQIVDLAEKHFGSVPRTPAGAERPVPLAYVGGDGREQRVLEQAHLVLGCEGIGYRDPDYFALAIYSTLFGGGMSSRLFQRIREDRGLVYGIHCFNTAYADGGLFGIYAGTGEDDLAELIPAVCEEFVGVADTLNEQELVRARNQIKAGTLMALESSGSRCEQAARHLIVHGRTIPYEEIVSRIEAVDQDAVRRVAKRLLRSDLTLAALGPINGLESLDKIAARLAA; from the coding sequence GTGAGCAACGTCAAGGTCACCACCCTCGGCAACGGCCTGCGCGTGGCGGTGGATCCGATGCCCGAGGTCGAATCGGCTTCGCTCGGCATTTGGGTCGCCTGCGGCACGCGTCACGAATCGGCCGAACTGAACGGCATGGCTCACATGCTGGAGCACATGGCGTTCAAGGGCACGCGGACCCGCAGCGCCCGCGCCATCGCCGAGGAGATCGAGAATGTCGGCGGCAGCCTGAACGCCTATACCGGCCGCGAGATCACCGCCTACCACGCCTCGGTCCTGAAAGAGGACGTGGCGCTGGGCGTCGAGATGGTTTCGGACATTCTTCGCAATTCGGTGTTCGACCCGGACGAGCTGCAGCGCGAGCGCGGCGTGATCCTGCAGGAGATCGGCCAGGCGCTCGACACGCCTGACGACATCATCTTCGACCAGTTCCAGGAAACCGCGCTGCCGGGCCAGCCGCTCGGCCGGCCGGTGCTGGGGACCGCGACCTCGGTCGAGGCGATCGGCCGCGACGATCTCTTCGCCTATCTGGCGCGTCACTATACGGCCTCCAACATGGTCCTGTCGGCCGCCGGCCGCGTCGAGCACGACCAGATCGTCGACCTCGCCGAGAAGCATTTCGGCTCCGTGCCGCGCACGCCGGCCGGTGCCGAGCGGCCGGTGCCGCTCGCTTATGTCGGCGGCGACGGCCGCGAGCAGCGTGTGCTCGAGCAGGCGCATCTCGTGTTGGGCTGCGAGGGTATCGGCTACCGCGACCCCGACTATTTCGCGCTGGCGATCTACTCGACCCTGTTCGGCGGCGGCATGTCCTCGCGCCTCTTCCAGCGCATACGCGAGGATCGCGGCCTGGTTTACGGCATCCACTGCTTCAACACCGCCTACGCCGACGGCGGCCTGTTCGGCATCTATGCCGGCACGGGCGAGGACGATCTGGCGGAGCTGATTCCGGCGGTCTGCGAGGAATTCGTGGGCGTCGCCGACACGCTGAACGAGCAGGAACTCGTGCGTGCCCGCAACCAGATCAAGGCCGGCACGCTCATGGCGCTGGAATCGAGCGGCTCGCGCTGCGAGCAGGCGGCGCGCCACCTGATCGTACACGGTCGCACGATTCCCTACGAAGAGATCGTGTCGCGCATCGAGGCGGTCGACCAGGACGCCGTGCGTCGTGTCGCGAAGCGCCTGCTCCGGAGCGATCTCACGCTGGCCGCACTGGGCCCGATCAACGGCCTCGAATCCCTCGACAAGATCGCCGCGCGCCTTGCGGCCTAA
- a CDS encoding aspartyl/asparaginyl beta-hydroxylase domain-containing protein, translated as MESANKPNVGEKGRFYLTKHIWLPQQPLEDFNLKLSDVILRNMPKLPLGGEDALKVFPVLAELKKSHDKIKADLNYLLSHHEEIPALHEVHPRDLYVPGRAWRTFILKLWGHEVTENAAAVPDTMAAIARIPGVHSALFSILAGRAEIEPHRGSAAGVIRFHYPLIVPKEPEKCWIEIGGHHFFWKEGEPLVFDDTREHWVKNQTDETRVVLIIDFNAPMPFPVNLYTGLRYNIVRRSTEVKTVIKRASIGVPPRTAQPALAKAA; from the coding sequence ATGGAATCCGCGAACAAACCAAATGTCGGCGAAAAGGGCAGATTCTATCTGACCAAGCACATCTGGCTTCCCCAGCAGCCGCTGGAGGATTTCAACCTGAAGCTCTCCGACGTGATCCTGCGGAACATGCCGAAGCTGCCGCTGGGCGGCGAGGACGCCCTCAAGGTCTTTCCAGTCCTGGCCGAACTCAAGAAGAGCCACGACAAGATCAAGGCCGACCTCAACTACCTCCTCAGCCATCACGAGGAGATTCCCGCCCTGCACGAGGTGCATCCGCGCGACCTCTACGTGCCCGGCCGGGCCTGGCGCACCTTCATCCTGAAGCTGTGGGGCCACGAGGTGACGGAGAATGCCGCGGCGGTACCGGACACGATGGCCGCGATCGCCAGGATCCCGGGCGTCCATTCGGCTCTGTTCAGCATCCTGGCCGGTCGCGCCGAGATCGAGCCCCATCGCGGCTCCGCCGCCGGCGTCATCCGCTTCCACTATCCGTTGATCGTGCCGAAGGAACCGGAGAAGTGCTGGATCGAGATCGGTGGCCACCATTTCTTCTGGAAGGAAGGCGAGCCGCTGGTGTTCGACGACACGCGCGAGCACTGGGTGAAGAACCAGACCGACGAGACGCGCGTCGTGCTGATCATCGACTTCAACGCCCCGATGCCCTTCCCGGTAAACCTCTATACCGGCCTGCGCTACAACATCGTCCGCCGCAGCACCGAAGTGAAGACCGTCATCAAACGCGCCTCCATCGGCGTCCCCCCGCGCACGGCGCAGCCCGCGCTCGCCAAGGCTGCCTAG
- a CDS encoding GNAT family N-acetyltransferase, with protein MFRFADVPLSLSGMTRIAGKRVFLRAPSMDDWPEWAELRARSRAFLTPWEPTWPEDSLARDHFRRRLRQQAKEWRAGEAYGLFVFTNEGRRLVGGINLSNVRRGVAQTASVGYWMGQPYAGQGLMTDGLRATLPFVFDDLRLHRLEAACLPHNEPSKGVLTKVGFHEEGLARQYLRINGQWADHLLFALLRADYDALLRAPR; from the coding sequence ATGTTCCGTTTTGCCGACGTCCCGTTGTCGCTGTCAGGGATGACCCGGATCGCCGGGAAGCGCGTATTTCTGCGTGCGCCCAGCATGGACGACTGGCCGGAATGGGCCGAATTGCGCGCCCGCAGCCGGGCCTTCCTCACCCCCTGGGAGCCGACCTGGCCCGAAGACTCGCTGGCCCGGGACCATTTCCGTCGCCGCCTGCGCCAGCAGGCCAAGGAATGGCGGGCGGGCGAGGCCTATGGCCTGTTCGTCTTCACCAACGAAGGGCGCCGTCTGGTGGGCGGCATCAACCTCAGCAACGTGCGCCGTGGCGTCGCCCAGACGGCATCGGTCGGCTACTGGATGGGCCAGCCCTATGCCGGCCAGGGGCTGATGACCGACGGGCTGCGCGCCACGCTGCCGTTCGTGTTCGATGACCTCCGCCTGCACCGGCTCGAGGCGGCCTGCCTGCCGCACAACGAGCCCTCGAAGGGCGTGTTGACGAAAGTCGGTTTCCACGAGGAGGGGCTGGCGCGGCAGTATCTCCGGATCAACGGCCAATGGGCCGACCATCTTCTGTTCGCGCTGCTGCGCGCCGACTACGACGCTCTCTTGCGGGCGCCCCGGTAA
- a CDS encoding dioxygenase family protein, with protein sequence MRNLTPTSITQAFADYARNAPSERARTLLVSLAGHLHSFVRDNRVTQAEWGAAIDALTRATKFTDDKRNEYILFSDLLGVSSLVDMVNAAPAGTPSSVLGPFHIEGAPELPDGGDLWRGQFGEPLVVSGRVVDQKGAPARGTVLALWQNAGNGLYAQQDSAQAPTNYHARLAVAEDGSFSFTTVRPVSYKVPDDGPAGDMLRVLGRDAWRPAHLHMIVQAPGHAPLITEFFPEDDEHLDGDAVFGVRAGLVLPFSKVTDRTALPANLAARDTLPMPVWAARLDLTLPPG encoded by the coding sequence ATGCGCAATCTCACACCGACCTCGATCACCCAGGCCTTCGCCGACTATGCCCGCAACGCGCCGTCGGAGCGGGCCCGGACGCTGCTGGTTTCGTTGGCCGGCCACCTCCACAGTTTCGTCCGCGACAACAGGGTGACGCAGGCCGAGTGGGGCGCCGCCATCGATGCGCTGACCCGTGCCACGAAGTTCACGGACGACAAGCGCAACGAATACATCCTGTTCTCCGACCTGCTGGGCGTCTCGTCGCTGGTCGACATGGTGAATGCCGCGCCGGCCGGCACGCCTTCGTCGGTGCTCGGCCCGTTTCATATCGAGGGCGCGCCGGAACTGCCCGACGGCGGCGACCTGTGGCGCGGCCAGTTCGGCGAGCCGCTGGTCGTGAGCGGCCGAGTCGTCGACCAGAAGGGTGCGCCGGCTAGGGGCACGGTGCTGGCGCTCTGGCAGAATGCCGGCAATGGTCTCTACGCCCAGCAGGATTCGGCTCAGGCGCCGACCAACTATCATGCGCGCCTCGCCGTCGCCGAGGATGGCAGCTTCTCCTTCACGACGGTGCGGCCGGTTTCCTACAAGGTGCCGGACGACGGCCCGGCCGGCGACATGCTGCGGGTGCTGGGTCGCGACGCCTGGCGGCCGGCCCATCTGCACATGATCGTGCAGGCGCCGGGCCATGCGCCGCTGATCACCGAGTTTTTTCCCGAGGACGACGAGCATCTCGACGGCGATGCCGTATTCGGTGTCCGGGCGGGACTCGTCCTGCCGTTCTCGAAGGTGACGGACCGCACGGCGCTGCCGGCCAACCTCGCCGCGCGCGATACGTTGCCGATGCCGGTCTGGGCCGCCCGCCTCGACCTGACACTGCCTCCGGGCTGA
- a CDS encoding ABC transporter ATP-binding protein, with translation MLLVRVRDVSRVFANGVEALGGASLDIAAGEFLSVLGPSGCGKSTLLRLIAGLAEPNAGTIDWPQGRPDIGFVFQEPTLMPWTTALGNVALPLKLRGVARSEREARAAEALAGVGLKGFEKSFSRELSGGMKMRVSIARALVTAPRLLLMDEPFAALDEITRRKLNTDLLDLWERTRFTAVFVTHSVFESVFLSQRIAVMSARPGRVRSELAIPAPYPRTETFGTSAEYAALCRLASAQLSEAMAA, from the coding sequence ATGCTGCTCGTCCGCGTCCGCGACGTCTCCCGGGTTTTCGCAAACGGCGTCGAGGCTCTGGGCGGCGCTTCGCTCGACATCGCGGCGGGTGAATTCCTGAGTGTGCTCGGTCCCTCGGGCTGCGGAAAATCTACTCTGTTGCGCCTGATCGCGGGCCTCGCTGAGCCCAATGCCGGCACGATCGATTGGCCGCAGGGCCGGCCCGATATCGGCTTCGTGTTCCAGGAGCCGACACTGATGCCGTGGACGACGGCGCTGGGCAACGTGGCGCTGCCGTTGAAGCTGCGCGGCGTCGCGCGTTCCGAGCGCGAGGCCCGGGCCGCGGAAGCGCTGGCGGGGGTCGGATTGAAGGGCTTCGAGAAGAGTTTTTCGCGCGAACTGTCGGGCGGCATGAAGATGCGCGTCTCGATCGCCCGCGCGCTGGTTACGGCGCCCAGGCTGCTGCTGATGGACGAGCCCTTCGCCGCCCTCGACGAGATCACGCGGCGCAAGCTCAACACCGACCTGCTGGACCTGTGGGAGCGCACGCGTTTCACGGCGGTGTTCGTGACGCACTCGGTTTTCGAATCGGTGTTCCTGTCGCAGCGCATCGCCGTGATGAGTGCCCGCCCGGGCCGCGTGCGCTCCGAGCTCGCCATTCCGGCGCCTTACCCCCGCACCGAAACCTTCGGGACCTCGGCCGAGTATGCCGCGCTCTGCCGGCTCGCTTCGGCGCAGCTCTCGGAAGCGATGGCGGCATGA
- a CDS encoding ABC transporter permease: MSARIVAPVLMGFFMLVLWEGLVRAMAIPSYILPGPILVAKTLVSDWGTLWPALLVTLRITLEALVAAVVVGVSLALLFSLSRWIELSLFPYAIILQVTPIVAIAPLIIAWVDDVNVSLLICAWLVAFFPILSNTVLGLRSVDRNLLDLFELYGASRWRTLMDLRLPAALPYFLGGLRISGGLALIGAVVAEFVAGSGGRESGLAYRILESGYQLKIPRMFAALVLISLAGIAIYLLLALFSHLLLRRWHESALSEE, from the coding sequence ATGAGTGCGCGCATCGTGGCGCCCGTCCTGATGGGGTTTTTCATGCTGGTCCTGTGGGAAGGGCTGGTACGCGCGATGGCGATCCCATCCTATATCCTGCCGGGGCCGATCCTCGTGGCGAAGACGCTGGTGTCGGACTGGGGCACGCTCTGGCCGGCGCTCCTCGTGACGCTGCGCATCACGCTCGAAGCCCTTGTGGCGGCCGTGGTGGTCGGTGTGTCGCTGGCGCTGTTGTTCTCGCTGTCGCGCTGGATCGAGCTGTCGCTCTTTCCCTACGCCATCATCCTGCAGGTGACGCCGATCGTGGCCATCGCGCCGCTGATCATCGCCTGGGTCGACGACGTTAACGTCTCGCTGCTGATCTGCGCCTGGCTGGTGGCCTTCTTCCCGATCCTGTCGAACACGGTGCTGGGACTGCGCTCTGTCGATCGCAACCTGCTCGATCTGTTCGAACTCTACGGCGCGAGCCGCTGGCGCACGCTGATGGACCTGCGGCTGCCCGCGGCGCTGCCGTACTTCCTGGGTGGCTTGCGCATTTCGGGTGGGCTGGCACTGATCGGCGCCGTGGTCGCCGAGTTCGTGGCGGGTTCGGGTGGCCGGGAGTCTGGACTGGCCTACCGCATCCTTGAATCGGGCTACCAGCTCAAGATCCCGCGCATGTTCGCGGCCCTGGTCCTGATCTCGCTCGCGGGCATCGCGATCTACCTGTTGCTCGCGCTGTTTTCGCACCTGTTGTTGCGCCGCTGGCACGAAAGCGCGCTCTCCGAGGAGTGA